The Ficedula albicollis isolate OC2 chromosome 5, FicAlb1.5, whole genome shotgun sequence genome includes the window CCATGTGCAAAACTGGGGCAATGATAAGGCTTACTTTCCTGGTTGATGTTTCTTGAGGCCAGTTTGTAAGCTGTAAAAAGAAGTGTTGAGGAAGTCCTTAAGGATGTGTTGGGATGTGATGTTTGCAGAACATACCTGGAGGAAGAGTTGGCTAAGGCACGAGAGAAACCAAAGCTGCGTAAGGACATGTACAAGAAGATGATTGAGGTGGATCCTCTTGCTCCCACGGCTGAGGAGAATGCCCAGCATGCTGTCACCAAACCCCGCTACATGCAGTGGAGAGAAACCATCAGCTCTAGTGCCAACCTGGGCTTCAGGATTGAAGGGATTAAGGTAATTGTTTCacctctgcctcttcctggaGACTGAGCTTTCTTTGATGTGTTGATCAATCAAAAAGTTTGTGCACATCAGTAGCCAGCTTTTCCAAAGGATTATGTGCAAATGCAGTAACTGAAACCACAGTGTTCACTCTATGGCAGTTTTAAGCATTCATTGTAATTGTCACAGAGACTGTCAATGAATTTAAGCTTCAAATTCATATCAGCCATACTTGAATCAGCTACAGAGGTCATACAGGGAGGATTCACGGAGGTACACAGTGCAGATAGAATGAAAATGAGACTATTGTAAGGAGGAATTCAGAACAGAAGTATTAACTCCCTCTCTGCatgcaattactttttttttatccagGAACTATACATATTTATTCCAAATGAATCACAGTAAAGTGGTTTTGTTGCACTTATATTATTGGCAAGGCATGTTAAAAGCATTTGCTTAGATACTCTTGGGATCAAGGAAAccacttttccttttaaatacatGATGAGATCCAGTATAGATGGAGCTGGAATAAAGCCAGAACAATCCAGAATGAAATTTTTCCATCAGCCAAGTCCATCTGCTGTTCTTGATGGATAAGTTTATGCCCCTGTACCATTCCTAGGATACTACCTTGTAGCCCACTAGAACCTTGGCAATTTTCTTTGCTACCCTTTAGTTACttattttttatagaaaaatagaatggcctgggttggaatggaccttgaagatcatgtagttccaacccctgtgctgtgggcaggaacaccttccagtagaccaggttgctcagactCCAACCTGGTCTTaattccaggggtggggcacccacaacttctctggacaactgttccagtgcttcaccctgcttgcagtgaaaataatctttttctaaTACTTATTCTAAACCTACTCCCACTTTTAAAAGatctcttgtcctgtcactgctgctcttgtaaaaaaccccattccatctttcttgtaggctcccttcaggtgctggaaaaccacaattaggtcaccccaaagccttttctttcccaggctgagaaACACCAGTTCACTCAGTCTTTCCGCATGGGGGAGGTTTTCCATCCCTTTAATCAACTTgatggcctcctctggacacactccagcaggtccatgtccatcctgtgctggggacctcagagctggatgcagcactgcaggtggggtccCATGAGAGAGGAatagaggggcagaatccccccctTGCCCTGCTGGTCACGCTGCTTTGGATACAGCCCAGaacacatttggctttctgggctgtgagagcacattgctgggtcatgtccagcctccTATTCACCAGCACTCCCACGTCCTTCTCAGCAAGGCTGCTCTTGATCTGTTTGTCCCCCAGCTTGGGTTGATAGTGGGggctgccctgacccaggtgcagcaccttgcacttaAACTGCATGGGGTTCCCATGGGCCTACCTTCAAGCCTGCCTgtgtccctctggatggcatcccatccttcaggtgtgtcaacTGCACCACTCCAGAGCCTGGAttcattttgtttccatttcacaATTCAAGCACGTAGATATAAGGTATAAAAGGCAGGGATGCAGATGAACAGAGGCTCTTTaaatccctctttttttctctccttcactgtgtgtcttttcccttccttaTTCACAGATTTTCCTGCCGTGACACAGGAACTGgggcttccagctcctgcagtgctggcccCCTGTGTGCTGTGCCACCCACTCCTGGCTGTTAGACACAGGCATCCTGATGCAGGAATTGTCTGGGTGGTAGATGAGTAGATGATCTGGCTCCAGTACAGCCAAAACACAGGATCCTGTCTTGCCCTTTAGCCAACTAATGATGTTATCAAGATACATGTTTTATTCCTATACAGCTTAGGTCTTTGTATGCTCCCCTGTGTAATGGAATCAGAAACCCAGATGATCTTGAACTTCCATATCTGTTCTTAGAAAGATAGTTGGTGAGTGAAGATGTTCAGATTTGAGTCCCGGAGAGTAACTGAGCTAAGGGAGAACAGGGGAGCTTCAGAAAAACCTCCTGGCTCGTGTCTTTTGGATTTGTTGGTTGTCAGAGGTGGGAGCAGTATGACACACAACTGTGTGGTGTTTCTCTCTGTGGAAACACTGCTGTAACTGTGCACAACATGAGTATTTACTCGTTGGCTAAGCACAAGAAATACTTTGGAGCAcattctctttctctctgtctccctgtgctgttaTGAGGATTGTAggtataatttaaaattttttttaaagaaactgaattGTTCAGACGATACAGATGGTCAGTATTCCCTGCACTTTTCCACTGAAAGTGAACTGTAGATCCAGTTCTGtatttttgcagaaaagcaaagcctttCTGCAGGGATCCCCATTTTGGTAGGAAAGCCTGTAAGAGTCACTGGTGCCAGCTAGTGGTTGATGGGAATAAGGGGATGTTCTCCATGATAGAGCTGATAACTCCTGGAGTTAGCTGATAAGATATGTTGAGTTTGGTCATCCCTGCCCTTTGGCTGCTGGGAtaagaagcaaaagcaaagaagGTGAGATCATATAAGCCCTTCTTTGAACTGGCTGCTCTTAAAGGAGATCTGATTCACCTATGTGCTCCTTGACACCCCTTGAAAGTGGGGTGCCTTTTCTCTTTGGGTTGatccatttcttttccttgctttgcttctcAGTCTCTGAAATCAAGTCAAGTTCATTTATGGAATTTGTCACTTTTCCTCctatcaaaaatattttgaaccaATTGTTTTCCCTACGGTTGGAACCTGTTGCTCAGTATCTTGTACCTGCCTGATTCCAAATGCACATTTCCTCTCTGGCAGAGGCTGTCTGAAGGCCAGGCATTGCAAACATTTTCTCTACAATATTAAGCTAATGCCTGGGGCTGAGAGTTGGGATTTCTGTCTTGCCATTCTGTCAGTGAATGTCTGTGCCGTTTAAAAAGTTACTTCTTCCTTTGGTACCATCCTTTTGCAGTAGATCAGGGCTAGCAAATTTCCCAGGAGGATATCAGATTTGATTCATAAACCTCTGTGAATCCATTAAGTTAACCCAGAGCCTTTTAAGGGAGTCTGCAGAGGGCTCTGAGCCCCAAGGTTTGAGATGGATAGCAGTATTTTATGGAGCCGTGACACCTGCCTTCCGGTGAGCCATGTCACTGTCACATCTAATGAGAAGAGTTGCAGCTGGCCCATGAGCTGCACTGTGTGACAGTCTactctgctgtgcaggagtgTGTTGGAGTCCTTAGCAAAGGTGTGACTTCAAGGAGTGAGTCAGGCAAGTGCCTCCTGAGGATCAAGTACATCCAGAGCTGTTGCAGAGCCCTGGTTTAGAATACTGAGGTAGTGCCATTCAAGCTCAAGGATGTTGTTTACAGCAAGTAAAGCCAGGCAGTAATTATGTTTCCTGCCAGCTTCTGGAAAGGAGCAAAATCATAAAAGTGTTTCTCAACCACAGGGAAGCAAGTAACTGGTTTGTCCAGACACAAAAAGTTAGAAAGGGAACACTGAGCAGCTATTCCAGACATTGCTCTACAATCTGCAGCATGGGGagaacttattttaaaacagccTTACTCCAGTGAAGAGGTACGAGATGAAGTTCCAAATTTCTGTGTGCTGTTGAGCATTATCACACATCAGATCAGATGGCTTCTAACTTTCCCTGCCTACCTGCTGAACTGCTCTGGCATAACTTACACATCTCATCAGGCTGACATGCTGCACTTGTATCTGTCCAACAGCCTTGGAATAAAATTCTCTTGATGAGAGATCTGGAGTTTTAGCATTATTGAATTTTTTCATGATACATTAGAAATCAAATTCAGCTGTGGAATAAATAGTGTTTTACCTGCTGAGACTGGACTTGAATTTGTTGTTTTGGTGCAGTGACTTAACATGTAGGAGACAACGTATTTATTGACCTGCTGATGTACTGACAATGAAAATGAGGGATTGGACTGATACAAttgagaagaaaacagtttGATAATCCTGCAGACTTTTAGTGGATTTTTGTTACCAGCTGTAATAATTGCTGTGTTTTACACGTATATCCTATGTTACCAGCTGTAATAATTGCTGTGTTTTACATGTATATACTAAAATCTCCTATTTGTGTCTCTTGAAATAACAGGGATGCTCTTGGACACGTTCATATTCATATATTCCATGTTTACAGATACCTCCAATTCTTGTACTGCTCTTATTTACTTGTAGCTCCAGAAGCACAttaaaatacttgtatttttcaGTAGCATGACACTTCTGTACTGAATCTCACTGCTAGCACAAAAATACTCTGAATTTCTCCAGGACACACTTGGAACAAGTATGCCTGCGTTGTCCTTTGCCAAAATTCACTTACCTGCTTTCTCACTGCTAACAGAAAccacaacaaaaaccaacaacagaAACCAACAACAGAAAACccaaataacaacaaaaaatgctCACCAAAACCCAAAGGAAACCCCTAAACTAAAAGGACTAGTAAAACTGGGTTTGGAAATGTTCCCTCACACCCTCAGCCAGGGCTTCACTAGCCAGACAAGAGTACAACCAAAGAGGTCTCTGTGGTTTGCCTCACTGAACTTTGCACTGCTAGCACTGATGTGAGAAAACACTCCTGCAAGCTGGTAGTATCatgaattgtttctttttttttcacttgtacTCAACAGAGAATGAACTGCCAGTGTGATTTAAAGCTATCTAATTGGGTTTTGTacctcttctcttcttcttgcTTGATTTATTTGCTCTCTTCCTGTTCAGCTACTTACTTTAATCTGGTTAGTGAGGATGGTTCAAGAGGATTGAGTGATGAGGGGAATGATATATGTGCAGTATAAATAatgtctctgtgtctgtgtgatTTTGTGCAGAAGGCAGATGGAACATGTAACACAAACTTCAAAACTACAAAGACACAGGAGCAAGTTCTACAGGTTTTTGTGGAATTCATTGAGGGCAACACAACTATTCTGGTGAGTCTGAGCTCTTCATGTGCACTGATTTTGGACCAGTGCTCTTGCTTCAGGGCCATGCTTTTTTGGTACAGCAAATAGGAATTAGAATGCCAGGGGGGTAAGTGGTTTTGACTTCCAGTCAAAACCATAAGATGGGGTGGACATGAGGACTTGGTGGGTTTGTGAGAAGTTGACTGAGACCAGGTTTGTCAGCTCTTGCCATGAGTTGATCCCAAATGCCTTATGCTATCAAAGTGTCATTCAAACTAACTAACTTACGGCTTGCCATCAGCTTCAACCATGGGTGTTAGATGCATTAGATGGGTGATATCTAAGCAAGGATTGTGTTGGCAGGAAAATCTGTGATTTGGGAATTCAGTCTGGAGAGGATAAAACCAGAGCGTGGAGGCAGGAAGTGAGATTGGTGACTAGCTGTTCTCCCATGTGTGAAACTCCTCTCAAAGAGGAATTCCTGTGTGCTAATTCATGGGTAGCACAGCAGCCATGTGGTAGATGGCATAACACATCTCTTGTCTTTGGAACTTCAGAGGATGCTGTAATGTTTTGCTGCAGTGTGGAAGCCATTATGAAGGCAGATCAGCCCTTCAGGAGGAGCATGCTTGGTAGCTCAGGACGGCATTAAAAATCTGATTCTTTTTATcccccctctgcccccaccATGGTTGGAGCTCCCTGTCTCTCTAAcgcaatttctttctttttacttagTGGAACTGGAAGGTTTTTAATTCCTTGAAAACTTTttattaagaaggaaaaaaaagcagttgcaGAGAGCCTCATGACATCCAAGTCAAGACAGATAAATATGCTTGGTGTAACACATGCAGCAGTTAACCCCAGTCTGTTAATTCACTGTGAAAGCttggaaagtattttcagatTGACTTTCAAATGATGAACCTGTTGTTTTGAAGGACCTTTAGCCTAAAATGAATGTGGTCTCTTAATTATATTGACTCTTGTAAACAGATTATCTTTATTCAGTTCTCAATGAAATGCTTatgggttgttttgggtttttttcctcttcttcctccagaAAAAATACCTCAAACGTCTGCAGGAAATTAATGTCATTCTTGAATCCTCAGACTTCTTCAAGCGACATGAGGTGAGCAGTGAGTGTAAAGCTGTGGAGGTGCATTGCTTGTTTGTTTGAGTGAAGTACACATTCAGGTATACTTCAGAACAGCCTGCTGTAGGAGTAAAAGGGTTTTGTAGAAGAGAGCTAATACATGTTGACAACACAAACACTACAGAGTCTTCACCAAAATGATACAGAAGATTAAACTAGTTGAGGAATAATGAATCCTTCTGTCTTTATGACATTGCTGCACTTACAGCTCTGGGCCACTGCATGAAATAGTTTATTAGTACCAGTTTCCTATGGTTTCTTTAACCTGGATGTGATCCAGTGGGAATATTTACAGGGGAATGGCAACATGGAAGTTTGCATTTGGTACAGTAGCATTCAACTGTAGTTTGACAATGAAGGCTGTATTACTTATAATGGATTTATGTTGAAATACCATTTAATTCTGCTGTCTgtgttctgctttgctgtgcaaAAGAAGGCATCATTAGCATTGTGACTTCTGCTTGTTAACAGCTCAAGATTTTGAGATTTGACATTGTATTTTACCTTGTTGATGTTCTTTTATCAGTAGAGGTATTTTTGTTAATCATGGGTCATGATCTGTCTTTGAAAGGAGTCACAGGCCTTTGTTGAATTGTTCAAATTGAGACCTGATGCTAAGTAAGATGAAGaattgcttttcttgttttctactGAGTCCCATTTCTTATCCGCCCTCCCATTTGTACCTTACTGATGGATATGGTTATGCAAATGGGGCATCTATATCATCAATGTATAAGGGCAGCCCAAAAGTCTGTTGGGTCACAGGTGAGCCAAGGAGATCATCTTCTTAGCAGAAAGTGTAAATTAGTGGGGGCATGCTGAAGATGTATTTTTAACTACATTGTCTCAATCTGCCTTCCAGGTCGTAGGAAGTTCACTACTTTTTGTACATGATGGCAGTGGGAATGCCAATGTGTGGCTGATCGATTTTGGGAAGACCACCCTTCTTCCTGATGGGCAGACACTGGATCACAGGATCCCCTGGCAAGAAGGCAACAGGGAGGATGGGTACTTGTTGGGATTGGACAATTTGATTGGCATCTTGGAAAGCATCACTGAAAGATGAGTTGAGAAAGGCACAAGACTTGCAGGGCTTCTCTGTAACTTTCTGCTTTATTGAAGTAGAAGGAAACCTTTAACTCCAAACTCCTGAGGTCCTcagtgcagagggagctgcatcCAGAACCCAGCAGTCAGTGATCAAAGTTACTTTGCATCAGCCCTCTGTGAACCTAAATGAATCACTCCAGATTGGTCTGTATTGCACCAGATGAACTTGAGACTGGTCCTCAGAGAATGAGGATCTCCATACTCGGGAATCACACCAGCGTGAGTCAAGAGGTCTGTGTGGGAAACCAGAATGATTATGGTTTCTGGCAAAATGAGACTCCAAATTACTTCTTAGAGAACCAGGGCAAATGCTTGGGAACTCAGGGCAGGAAAAACCATTGTTCAGGGAACTGCATAATTTTGAAACCAgaatggtttttttcctctctaattcCGAGTCCTCTTGCTCCTCTGTACACTATAGGTTGGACCAACAACTTCTGCTGCATTATGTTACAATGTGAGCAAGGTGCAAATGGGTGATAATCAAGAGAAACTGGGAGCAAAGAGAGAGCAGTTTGTAGTGGTTTGATGTGGCTAACTGCTGTTGGTcatttctccccttcccttAGCCTTGCCTCTCTCCAAGTACAGCCTTGGCTTTTTCTGTAGCCACTCAGGAGATTACCAATACTCTAGGGAGAGAATAGCAGCCTATCGTCTCCAAAAACATTTGACTTTCTAACTGGGTGGGCTGTTGGATATGTTACTAAGTTGGAGAGTTAAGCCTCTGGCAGCTGATCTGCAGCTCCAAAAATCACTAATGATCTTTCACAAGACTGGTCAGGGAACtaagttttttttccaaggcttgtttatttttgaagataAAACCGctatacacatgcacacactaGTAGTCAGCAACCAGTGTGATCTCTGAAGATCATGGTTTGACTCTCCTAATGCACGTGACTTCTTGGCCATGTTCCTGTTCTCAAATATGATGCTGCCACTTACATGTATAAAGTGGCACACCAATCAGGGAGGTCATGTTTCTGCATTCACAGCATTACACAATGACGAGATAATTCCCAGGCATCCTTCCTCCAAGGTATCAGCTGTTATCTCCAGGCAGTTTGGGTGAAGGAATGTCAATATATTATATCCTATAATAATAATTCCCATCTGGAATCACAGGGTGATCTGTGCTTCATTCTTTTGCTTTGGTCCAGGCATAGCCACAGAAAACTTGTTTCTTGCAATGGCTTCACATCCCTTCTCTCTTGGTTGCCTCTagtcactggaacaggttttTGTATACTGGCAGTATAAATACTATCCTAAGTCACATGTTGATTCACATTCCAGGTTTTAACATCAATAATGTGGTCATGCAGTTTTCACGATGCAGGTAAGAGTTACATTACCAGTTGATGGTTAAAACCCTTTCAACATCTAGAGGTAGTAATGCACGTTGATCAGAAATTCCTGTCTTTTGCTGATGTCCTGTGCTCAGAAAAGAGCCTGAGAACTTTGATATATGAAGGTAACTCCACTTTTGGGAAACTGCTGTTTTCATAATAGTTGATatcataaacaaaaaaaactacTATAGAGTCCAGATCTGGAATAAAATCTGTAATACTTGTAAGTAGTGTTGGAAAGCCtataataatttctaaaaaagtTACTTTATGTAACACACTACTGTATTAGAAGATCAGTCagatttaattacattttttcaatTCTAAACAAAACAGGAGTATTGAAAATTGAAGCTCAGTTATGATGTAAAAGTTAGATGACGTAGAGTGGGTATTCTATAGCCAGTAATGACATGTGGAAATATTTCATCTTAAATCAGAAGTTGTCTGAAActggtaattattttttcagttcactgCAAATTCAGATGACTTCTGTGGCTTCCTTGAGCTTctctgttttatatttattagtAGCATGTTAATGAATTTTTCACTTAGAAGTTTCAGAGTGCTTGCATTAGGTTTTTATGAAGTGACAGTGAGCTCAGGTTATATCATGCCAGATGCCTCCTAACTTTTGAACTGCTGTGAGATGACAAATGAATCTGAAGTGAATTCCATATTCCATATTTAATTCCAtagttaaaaaaatgtatttctccttttctccagccaaCAGGTAAGCCACTGAATAGCAGTGCCTAAGGAGAACAGCAATGCTTAAGGACAATAGCAAGTAAATAGGTCTCACAGGCAGGACTTGAATGACATTGTTTTTTTTATGAGACTGCAATTGCAAGCTGTCCTACCATAATTAAAGAGAATTATAAAAGTTAGAAATAAGATTAGGAGATTAATCTTCAaagttaaatttctttcttcttttaccACATATGTGAATCTTCTGCACCAATGTAACCTGTTTTCTGGAGGGGGGATCTAAACAGTAGAGGTTGCTGTTCAAATGTCAGATGAGAGTTTaagaaaaaactttttgaaTGACTGTCCAGTTGTGGACCATCTACAGTGTGGTAGCAATAGCTTCAAAGAAAACTCCTGGTAGCACCTGGCTGGTTTTGCAGTACATGGTCCTTGGGGAAAACATGGAGAAGGTTCGTTCCACTGCAGTAACTAGAAATGtcagggaaaaaggaaaatctctgcTATAGCAGACACTGATCTGGGAACTCATTCTAGATGATATATAGTTCTAGGAAGTTAGTTTTGAAATGGCTCTTTGTCTTGCGAGGGgattagaaagaaagaaacacaatCAGATGTTGCTGTTATGGGAAAGAAGGGGGCAGCTTTTCATAGCAAACTGTGAGTAGGACTTCAGCTGAGCGCTGGAGCCTAAGGAGCTGAGACTGTGAGCTCAGAAGCAAACTGCCCCAGGGTAAGTTTTAGATTGCTTGTTTCTCTTCAGGTGGCCCAGAGCACCTGTCTGTGGAAGCAGCATGGCCTTCTTTCACTGTGGGGTAAGTTGTGTTGAGTAAGCTTCTATTTACCAGAGAGCCAACATGGTGCATGTGCACAGGCATGTAGCACAGGGGGAGTGATGCACGGTAACCACAGAATTTGTTCACAAGTCCAGAATGTTGCTCATTAATGCATCTGCTGAGCTAGTGCCTCGCTCTGGAGACACTGAGCAGGTGTGATTGCACAGCAGGGTCAGAAGTGCTGGCCTAGAGGCACTTTGGTGCTGAACAGATCACCTCTGACTTAGGTTCCCAGGTCTTTAAACTCACTGGTTAGATGCAGCAGTGCTGTAGCTGCTGCATTCCTTTGTGAATCGAAAAGTAGGACTTCTCTCCCTCCGTTTCAAGGTCTTTAAACTCACTGGTTAGATGCAGCAGTGCTGTAGCTGCTGCATTCCTTTGTGAATCGAAAAGTAGGActtctctccctctgtttcATCACtgagttggcttttttttttttttttgccttggaCTACTTTCCTAGGCATTATTTTGTTCCAATCTGAACCTTGTGGGAATGGTGTGAGGCTGTCCTTCATTAGTGCCTGCAAGCTGCTGTGAGATTCTTTGGAGGAAGGTGCAATATAGAAAGAAATGCACAGAGATTAgataagtttaaaaattatggGTGTTGAGACcccacagaaatacaaatttggCTGAAATTTAACCAAAGTGGGAAAACTTAAATCCCTCTACATTTTGTACAGGGAGATACTCATTTAAAGTCTCATCCAGTTCCTGTTAAAGGGAAAGATTTCAATGGGAGTTGGACCAAACCCTTATGTATCTCAGAGGGCTTTTGCTacttttttattgctgttgttattatttGTTATTCTTAAGGTACTGAGATCAAATGGCCTGTATCATCCACATGCATCCGTTCTGAACACTACAATGCAATGCTGACATTGACTGTATTGGATGAGTGTTTGTTACTCTGAAGTGTGTATGCTACTAAATAAATgagactgaaggaaaaagaCATCTGCTATGATTTCGTTGTGTCAGATTAATATCTATTCTTCAAGAATTTCCttagggaagagagaaaaaatttcagtgtttcttttgcCTTTAGGCTTTAGCATCTGGTACTTCCTAAAGCAAAACCAGTTCTAAGACATCTAAAGCCAAATGGTGGAGCTTGGTTCCAAAACCTGATGTAGTTATTACCTTTAGAACTTGATTTACACAAAGCTTGTCATCTTCCTCCAAGGTAAGCTCTGTCTCAAAAATCTCAGTGACTAGCCTACAGCACATAACAAAAATGGGCAGCAAGAGGCACTTGTCAGACTCAGAGTACTAAACTGTTCCCCTGGACAGTTTTGTGTGGACATGGGGAAGAAGCACTGAACACTCCAGGACTGGCAACTCTTCTCAGTAAGAGAGAGTGTATTCTTACCACAGAGAGTGTGCAAAGAGTACTTATAAGAGAGGGAAACAAATATCCACCATTAGTGTCTCTTTATTTTGTGTTGCAAATATAGAAGTATACACTTGTCTAGCTTTAAATTGCATAGAAGCAGGTGTGTCATCTACTTATGTACAGTAGCCACCCAGAAAGGTAAGTTGGCAGAAGTGCTGCCGTGGTCAGAGGTAATGACAAATCAAAACATACTCACATGACTTCTCCATTTGTGTGGTGTGATGGGAAGATGTTAGGCATGGTGTCACTAAGGTCTCTGCACTGGGTTGAGGAGGGTGGACAGCCAGGAGGAATGTTAGGCATGGTGTCACTAAGGTCTCTGCATTGGATTGAGGAGGGtggacagccaggaggggagagcacagccagagggCTACAGGAGAAACTGTCTCGCACAGCTCAAGGGTTTAAGGAGGTGTTGTCCCTTTCTGACTCAGCTGTGGAGATGCAGATAAGTGGGGGGAAAAGtattcccagcagcagcattttcttttctttcaggaaagtAGGGTGAGTGTTTTGGGGGTGAAGTTACACTTGCAAAAGCCCATAACTATTTTATCAGCCTTGGAAAGCTTTCTTAGTGCACCCCAGCCCATGGGCAAGTTAACTGAGAACTTAGCTCAGGAAAAGGGCTGATTTGAGAGGGGAACACCTTATATCTGTGcaattaaaaattctgtttgtttaaaggaaaaaatgaagatgcAAAGCATTTATAGTGAGGAGAGCAAGGGTTATGAAGAAATGAGAAGCAGGAATATCAACATttgtggaaaagcagagaaagacaAATTGAAATTTCCATTATTGTTTCATCTTTTGTTAATCAGTCCCTTCTTCAAAATGTAAGTAGGAGGTTGTGTGAAGCAACATAAAGTACTAATGCTAAACATAGTCAAAAAACAGCTATATACATACAGTTACAAAACCAGTTTGGTAATGTTAAAAGACAGACACCTATCAGGAAAAGCAATTTATAACAACCCTATAAATGCCTAATTGTGCAGTAGGGAAGCTGTGGAAGACTTTTCACATGGATTATAGGACCGAATTAATCCCAGATCTCCAGCTCATGTCATTCCTCTAGCAGACAAAATTGGGTTTTGGCTTCCAGTTGCCAAATTAATCTAATTTTGACACTCTGGGTTTAATTTATTGGTGATGCACTGAAAAATGTCTCCTTAAAAAGCAGTTTCACACAAGTTATATTTTGCAATGCTAGCAGTTGAGCACAATGAAATCTCTGATTGTATAAACAGTAAGTTTCAGTCTTAGAATTGAAGGAGTGAGCATTGTCATATCTATCACCACATTTCTTCTGAGATTAAATGGTTTGTACAGCATGTAGCATTCAACATCACAACAGGAGCaatattaacattatttttccaggatattaataaaaaattcattatcTGTGAGGCTTTTTAAACGGCATCTAAAAAAGATTGTTACAGGTCAAGATTGATGGCAATAGGCTGACAGAAGATCATTCCACTTATGAGAGTTAAGAG containing:
- the ITPKA gene encoding inositol-trisphosphate 3-kinase A, which encodes PPPPRPEGGGLRTGSSLHLQSRRLSNSSVSSTGSSSLLEDSEDDVLSDTECRSQGIVHLEHGEDTSQSPVSDAQNKKKSGISQQKKAWHTIKTMVNLPVISPFKKRYSWVQLAGHTGSFKAADSGKILKRFSENEKECFERLMKDPLRSCVPCFHGVVERDGESYIQLDDLLTDFEGPSVMDCKMGIRTYLEEELAKAREKPKLRKDMYKKMIEVDPLAPTAEENAQHAVTKPRYMQWRETISSSANLGFRIEGIKKADGTCNTNFKTTKTQEQVLQVFVEFIEGNTTILKKYLKRLQEINVILESSDFFKRHEVVGSSLLFVHDGSGNANVWLIDFGKTTLLPDGQTLDHRIPWQEGNREDGYLLGLDNLIGILESITER